One stretch of Myxocyprinus asiaticus isolate MX2 ecotype Aquarium Trade chromosome 23, UBuf_Myxa_2, whole genome shotgun sequence DNA includes these proteins:
- the LOC127413870 gene encoding hexokinase HKDC1-like isoform X3, whose translation MFAVHLLSFYFSKLQEDQIKKVDRYLYAMRLSDEQLADISARFRLEMEKGLSSESNETAAVKMLPTHVYSTPDGSEKGEFLALDLGGSKFKVLQVKVSEDGKGKVQMESETFPIPEEILDGRGTELFEHVAESLKGFLQKHHINQKRKPLGFTFSFPCAQSKIDEEVDVDVLAMVNDTVGTMMTCGYDDQNCEVGVIIGTGTNACYMEEMRHIDQVEGDEGRMCINTEWGAFGDDGVLDDFITDFDREIDAASINPGKQLFEKMISGMYMGELVRLILLKMAKNGLLFHGQVTDALRTKGKFQTDHICLIEQYKGGLENTKEILRELGLNPSDNDCIAVQHVCTIVSFRSANLVAAALAAVLTRIRENKKLKTLRTTVGMDGTVYRTHPQYPKRLHKVVRRLVSDCHVRFVLSESGSAKGAAMVTAVALRLASQRKEIDDILAAFFLNSTQLQEVKEKMRVELERGLRKDSHPTAPVKMLPTYVYRTPDGTERGKFLALDLGGTNFRVLVVKIRTGLRKSVRMYNKIYAIPLEIMQGTGEELFDHIVQCISDFLDFMGMKNTHLPLGFTFSFPCSQTGIDKGDLVCWTKGFKATDCEGSDVVDMLREAIKRRNEFDLDIVAIVNDTVGTMMTCAYEDPKCQIGLIAGTGSNVCYMEEMKNIQFVEGDEGQMCVNTEWGGFGENDNIEDIRTRYDREVDRGSLNVGKQRFEKMTSGMYLGEIVRQILTDLTKRGLLFRGHITEPLKTKGIFETKFLSQIESDRLALLQVRSILQHLGLESTCDDSIIVKEVCGAVSRRAAQLCGAGMAAVVDKIRENRGLDHLEITVGVDGTLYKLHPHFSTILKDTVRQLAPNCKVDFILSEDGSGKGAALITAVARQYKDKQELR comes from the exons ATGTTTGCTGTGCATCTGCTGTCCTTTTACTTCTCAAAACTGCAGGAGGATCAGATAAAGAAG GTCGACAGATATCTGTATGCAATGCGCCTATCTGATGAGCAGTTGGCAGACATATCTGCTCGGTTTCGCCTGGAGATGGAGAAAGGATTGTCAAGTGAGAGCAACGAAACAGCTGCAGTAAAGATGCTCCCAACCCACGTTTATTCAACACCCGATGGCTCAG AGAAGGGCGAGTTTCTGGCATTGGATCTGGGAGGTTCAAAATTCAAGGTACTACAAGTGAAAGTTTCAGAAGATGGAAAGGGGAAAGTACAGATGGAGAGTGAAACCTTTCCAATCCCTGAAGAGATCCTAGATGGTAGAGGAACTGAG CTTTTTGAGCATGTGGCAGAATCTTTGAAAGGTTTTCTACAGAAGCACCACATTAACCAGAAAAGAAAACCTCTTGGCTTCACTTTCTCTTTCCCCTGTGCGCAGTCTAAAATAGATGAG GAAGTTGATGTAGATGTCCTGGCTATGGTCAATGACACAGTGGGAACCATGATGACCTGTGGATATGATGACCAGAACTGTGAGGTGGGAGTTATTATAG GTACTGGCACTAATGCGTGTTACATGGAGGAGATGAGACACATTGACCAAGTGGAAGGAGATGAAGGCAGAATGTGTATCAATACTGAATGGGGGGCTTTTGGAGATGATGGTGTGCttgatgatttcatcacagaTTTTGATCGTGAAATAGACGCTGCCTCAATTAATCCAGGAAAACAGCT TTTTGAAAAAATGATCAGTGGTATGTACATGGGAGAGCTTGTGAGACTTATCCTGCTGAAGATGGCCAAAAATGGTCTACTCTTTCATGGCCAAGTCACTGATGCTCTTCGAACCAAGGGAAAGTTCCAGACCGACCATATCTGCTTGATTGAACA GTATAAAGGTGGTTTGGAGAACACCAAGGAGATCCTGAGGGAACTGGGACTGAATCCTTCGGACAATGACTGCATCGCTGTCCAACATGTGTGCACTATCGTCTCCTTCAGGTCAGCTAATCTGGTTGCTGCTGCCTTGGCTGCAGTCCTCACACGGATCAGAGAGAACAAGAAACTGAAGACCCTTCGTACCACTGTAGGAATGGATGGAACGGTCTACAGAACACATCCACA GTACCCCAAAAGGCTCCATAAAGTGGTCCGGCGTCTGGTATCAGATTGTCATGTCCGTTTTGTGCTCTCTGAAAGTGGCAGTGCAAAAGGTGCAGCCATGGTGACTGCAGTTGCTCTGCGATTAGCTTCTCAACGTAAGGAGATCGATGACATCCTAGCTGCTTTCTTCTTAAACTCCACACAGCTCCAGGAAGTGAAGGAGAAAATGCGTGTTGAGTTGGAGAGAGGCTTGAGAAAAGATTCCCATCCCACTGCGCCAGTAAAAATGCTGCCCACCTATGTTTACAGGACTCCAGATGGGACAG AGAGAGGAAAGTTCCTTGCCTTGGATCTCGGAGGAACCAATTTCCGTGTATTGGTGGTTAAGATTCGTACTGGTTTGCGTAAATCTGTCCGGATGTACAACAAGATTTATGCCATTCCACTGGAGATCATGCAGGGCACAGGAGAGGAG CTGTTTGACCACATAGTTCAGTGTATCTCTGATTTCTTGGACTTTATGGGGATGAAGAACACTCATTTGCCACTTGGCTTCACCTTCTCTTTCCCATGCAGTCAGACGGGTATTGATAAg GGAGATTTGGTCTGCTGGACAAAAGGCTTTAAAGCAACAGATTGTGAGGGGTCTGATGTTGTGGATATGCTGAGAGAGGCTATCAAAAGACGAAAT GAATTTGACCTGGATATCGTTGCTATAGTGAATGACACAGTTGGCACAATGATGACATGTGCATATGAGGACCCTAAATGTCAGATTGGTCTTATTGCTG GTACGGGCAGCAATGTGTGTTACATGGAGGAGATGAAGAACATTCAGTTTGTGGAAGGTGATGAAGGGCAGATGTGTGTGAACACTGAGTGGGGAGGTTTTGGGGAGAATGATAATATTGAGGACATCCGGACCAGATACGACAGAGAGGTGGACAGAGGCTCACTGAATGTAGGAAAACAAAG GTTTGAAAAGATGACCAGCGGAATGTATTTGGGAGAGATTGTAAGGCAGATCCTGACTGACCTTACAAAACGTGGTCTTCTGTTTCGTGGTCACATCACAGAGCCACTAAAGACCAAAGGCATCTTTGAGACAAAGTTCCTCTCACAGATCGAGAG TGACCGTTTAGCACTATTGCAAGTGAGGTCCATTCTGCAGCATCTGGGCTTGGAGAGCACATGCGATGACAGTATTATCGTGAAAGAAGTGTGTGGAGCAGTTTCCCGCAGGGCTGCCCAGCTCTGTGGAGCAGGAATGGCTGCTGTTGTGGACAAAATTCGAGAGAACCGTGGGCTGGATCATCTGGAGATTACTGTGGGAGTTGATGGCACCCTTTACAAGTTGCATCCACA CTTCTCCACAATCTTAAAGGACACTGTCAGACAGCTTGCCCCTAACTGTAAGGTAGATTTCATCCTGTCAGAGGATGGCAGTGGGAAAGGTGCAGCCCTGATCACAGCTGTAGCACGGCAGTATAAGGACAAACAAGAACTTCGCTAG
- the LOC127413870 gene encoding hexokinase HKDC1-like isoform X1 produces MFAVHLLSFYFSKLQEDQIKKVDRYLYAMRLSDEQLADISARFRLEMEKGLSSESNETAAVKMLPTHVYSTPDGSEKGEFLALDLGGSKFKVLQVKVSEDGKGKVQMESETFPIPEEILDGRGTELFEHVAESLKGFLQKHHINQKRKPLGFTFSFPCAQSKIDEGVLLSWSKNFKARGVQGTNIVQSLRKAIKKVGEVDVDVLAMVNDTVGTMMTCGYDDQNCEVGVIIGTGTNACYMEEMRHIDQVEGDEGRMCINTEWGAFGDDGVLDDFITDFDREIDAASINPGKQLFEKMISGMYMGELVRLILLKMAKNGLLFHGQVTDALRTKGKFQTDHICLIEQYKGGLENTKEILRELGLNPSDNDCIAVQHVCTIVSFRSANLVAAALAAVLTRIRENKKLKTLRTTVGMDGTVYRTHPQYPKRLHKVVRRLVSDCHVRFVLSESGSAKGAAMVTAVALRLASQRKEIDDILAAFFLNSTQLQEVKEKMRVELERGLRKDSHPTAPVKMLPTYVYRTPDGTERGKFLALDLGGTNFRVLVVKIRTGLRKSVRMYNKIYAIPLEIMQGTGEELFDHIVQCISDFLDFMGMKNTHLPLGFTFSFPCSQTGIDKGDLVCWTKGFKATDCEGSDVVDMLREAIKRRNEFDLDIVAIVNDTVGTMMTCAYEDPKCQIGLIAGTGSNVCYMEEMKNIQFVEGDEGQMCVNTEWGGFGENDNIEDIRTRYDREVDRGSLNVGKQRFEKMTSGMYLGEIVRQILTDLTKRGLLFRGHITEPLKTKGIFETKFLSQIESDRLALLQVRSILQHLGLESTCDDSIIVKEVCGAVSRRAAQLCGAGMAAVVDKIRENRGLDHLEITVGVDGTLYKLHPHFSTILKDTVRQLAPNCKVDFILSEDGSGKGAALITAVARQYKDKQELR; encoded by the exons ATGTTTGCTGTGCATCTGCTGTCCTTTTACTTCTCAAAACTGCAGGAGGATCAGATAAAGAAG GTCGACAGATATCTGTATGCAATGCGCCTATCTGATGAGCAGTTGGCAGACATATCTGCTCGGTTTCGCCTGGAGATGGAGAAAGGATTGTCAAGTGAGAGCAACGAAACAGCTGCAGTAAAGATGCTCCCAACCCACGTTTATTCAACACCCGATGGCTCAG AGAAGGGCGAGTTTCTGGCATTGGATCTGGGAGGTTCAAAATTCAAGGTACTACAAGTGAAAGTTTCAGAAGATGGAAAGGGGAAAGTACAGATGGAGAGTGAAACCTTTCCAATCCCTGAAGAGATCCTAGATGGTAGAGGAACTGAG CTTTTTGAGCATGTGGCAGAATCTTTGAAAGGTTTTCTACAGAAGCACCACATTAACCAGAAAAGAAAACCTCTTGGCTTCACTTTCTCTTTCCCCTGTGCGCAGTCTAAAATAGATGAG GGTGTCCTATTGTCATGGTCAAAGAATTTCAAGGCCAGAGGTGTTCAAGGGACCAATATTGTGCAGTCATTAAGGAAAGCCATTAAGAAAGTTGGC GAAGTTGATGTAGATGTCCTGGCTATGGTCAATGACACAGTGGGAACCATGATGACCTGTGGATATGATGACCAGAACTGTGAGGTGGGAGTTATTATAG GTACTGGCACTAATGCGTGTTACATGGAGGAGATGAGACACATTGACCAAGTGGAAGGAGATGAAGGCAGAATGTGTATCAATACTGAATGGGGGGCTTTTGGAGATGATGGTGTGCttgatgatttcatcacagaTTTTGATCGTGAAATAGACGCTGCCTCAATTAATCCAGGAAAACAGCT TTTTGAAAAAATGATCAGTGGTATGTACATGGGAGAGCTTGTGAGACTTATCCTGCTGAAGATGGCCAAAAATGGTCTACTCTTTCATGGCCAAGTCACTGATGCTCTTCGAACCAAGGGAAAGTTCCAGACCGACCATATCTGCTTGATTGAACA GTATAAAGGTGGTTTGGAGAACACCAAGGAGATCCTGAGGGAACTGGGACTGAATCCTTCGGACAATGACTGCATCGCTGTCCAACATGTGTGCACTATCGTCTCCTTCAGGTCAGCTAATCTGGTTGCTGCTGCCTTGGCTGCAGTCCTCACACGGATCAGAGAGAACAAGAAACTGAAGACCCTTCGTACCACTGTAGGAATGGATGGAACGGTCTACAGAACACATCCACA GTACCCCAAAAGGCTCCATAAAGTGGTCCGGCGTCTGGTATCAGATTGTCATGTCCGTTTTGTGCTCTCTGAAAGTGGCAGTGCAAAAGGTGCAGCCATGGTGACTGCAGTTGCTCTGCGATTAGCTTCTCAACGTAAGGAGATCGATGACATCCTAGCTGCTTTCTTCTTAAACTCCACACAGCTCCAGGAAGTGAAGGAGAAAATGCGTGTTGAGTTGGAGAGAGGCTTGAGAAAAGATTCCCATCCCACTGCGCCAGTAAAAATGCTGCCCACCTATGTTTACAGGACTCCAGATGGGACAG AGAGAGGAAAGTTCCTTGCCTTGGATCTCGGAGGAACCAATTTCCGTGTATTGGTGGTTAAGATTCGTACTGGTTTGCGTAAATCTGTCCGGATGTACAACAAGATTTATGCCATTCCACTGGAGATCATGCAGGGCACAGGAGAGGAG CTGTTTGACCACATAGTTCAGTGTATCTCTGATTTCTTGGACTTTATGGGGATGAAGAACACTCATTTGCCACTTGGCTTCACCTTCTCTTTCCCATGCAGTCAGACGGGTATTGATAAg GGAGATTTGGTCTGCTGGACAAAAGGCTTTAAAGCAACAGATTGTGAGGGGTCTGATGTTGTGGATATGCTGAGAGAGGCTATCAAAAGACGAAAT GAATTTGACCTGGATATCGTTGCTATAGTGAATGACACAGTTGGCACAATGATGACATGTGCATATGAGGACCCTAAATGTCAGATTGGTCTTATTGCTG GTACGGGCAGCAATGTGTGTTACATGGAGGAGATGAAGAACATTCAGTTTGTGGAAGGTGATGAAGGGCAGATGTGTGTGAACACTGAGTGGGGAGGTTTTGGGGAGAATGATAATATTGAGGACATCCGGACCAGATACGACAGAGAGGTGGACAGAGGCTCACTGAATGTAGGAAAACAAAG GTTTGAAAAGATGACCAGCGGAATGTATTTGGGAGAGATTGTAAGGCAGATCCTGACTGACCTTACAAAACGTGGTCTTCTGTTTCGTGGTCACATCACAGAGCCACTAAAGACCAAAGGCATCTTTGAGACAAAGTTCCTCTCACAGATCGAGAG TGACCGTTTAGCACTATTGCAAGTGAGGTCCATTCTGCAGCATCTGGGCTTGGAGAGCACATGCGATGACAGTATTATCGTGAAAGAAGTGTGTGGAGCAGTTTCCCGCAGGGCTGCCCAGCTCTGTGGAGCAGGAATGGCTGCTGTTGTGGACAAAATTCGAGAGAACCGTGGGCTGGATCATCTGGAGATTACTGTGGGAGTTGATGGCACCCTTTACAAGTTGCATCCACA CTTCTCCACAATCTTAAAGGACACTGTCAGACAGCTTGCCCCTAACTGTAAGGTAGATTTCATCCTGTCAGAGGATGGCAGTGGGAAAGGTGCAGCCCTGATCACAGCTGTAGCACGGCAGTATAAGGACAAACAAGAACTTCGCTAG
- the LOC127413870 gene encoding hexokinase HKDC1-like isoform X2, whose protein sequence is MRLSDEQLADISARFRLEMEKGLSSESNETAAVKMLPTHVYSTPDGSEKGEFLALDLGGSKFKVLQVKVSEDGKGKVQMESETFPIPEEILDGRGTELFEHVAESLKGFLQKHHINQKRKPLGFTFSFPCAQSKIDEGVLLSWSKNFKARGVQGTNIVQSLRKAIKKVGEVDVDVLAMVNDTVGTMMTCGYDDQNCEVGVIIGTGTNACYMEEMRHIDQVEGDEGRMCINTEWGAFGDDGVLDDFITDFDREIDAASINPGKQLFEKMISGMYMGELVRLILLKMAKNGLLFHGQVTDALRTKGKFQTDHICLIEQYKGGLENTKEILRELGLNPSDNDCIAVQHVCTIVSFRSANLVAAALAAVLTRIRENKKLKTLRTTVGMDGTVYRTHPQYPKRLHKVVRRLVSDCHVRFVLSESGSAKGAAMVTAVALRLASQRKEIDDILAAFFLNSTQLQEVKEKMRVELERGLRKDSHPTAPVKMLPTYVYRTPDGTERGKFLALDLGGTNFRVLVVKIRTGLRKSVRMYNKIYAIPLEIMQGTGEELFDHIVQCISDFLDFMGMKNTHLPLGFTFSFPCSQTGIDKGDLVCWTKGFKATDCEGSDVVDMLREAIKRRNEFDLDIVAIVNDTVGTMMTCAYEDPKCQIGLIAGTGSNVCYMEEMKNIQFVEGDEGQMCVNTEWGGFGENDNIEDIRTRYDREVDRGSLNVGKQRFEKMTSGMYLGEIVRQILTDLTKRGLLFRGHITEPLKTKGIFETKFLSQIESDRLALLQVRSILQHLGLESTCDDSIIVKEVCGAVSRRAAQLCGAGMAAVVDKIRENRGLDHLEITVGVDGTLYKLHPHFSTILKDTVRQLAPNCKVDFILSEDGSGKGAALITAVARQYKDKQELR, encoded by the exons ATGCGCCTATCTGATGAGCAGTTGGCAGACATATCTGCTCGGTTTCGCCTGGAGATGGAGAAAGGATTGTCAAGTGAGAGCAACGAAACAGCTGCAGTAAAGATGCTCCCAACCCACGTTTATTCAACACCCGATGGCTCAG AGAAGGGCGAGTTTCTGGCATTGGATCTGGGAGGTTCAAAATTCAAGGTACTACAAGTGAAAGTTTCAGAAGATGGAAAGGGGAAAGTACAGATGGAGAGTGAAACCTTTCCAATCCCTGAAGAGATCCTAGATGGTAGAGGAACTGAG CTTTTTGAGCATGTGGCAGAATCTTTGAAAGGTTTTCTACAGAAGCACCACATTAACCAGAAAAGAAAACCTCTTGGCTTCACTTTCTCTTTCCCCTGTGCGCAGTCTAAAATAGATGAG GGTGTCCTATTGTCATGGTCAAAGAATTTCAAGGCCAGAGGTGTTCAAGGGACCAATATTGTGCAGTCATTAAGGAAAGCCATTAAGAAAGTTGGC GAAGTTGATGTAGATGTCCTGGCTATGGTCAATGACACAGTGGGAACCATGATGACCTGTGGATATGATGACCAGAACTGTGAGGTGGGAGTTATTATAG GTACTGGCACTAATGCGTGTTACATGGAGGAGATGAGACACATTGACCAAGTGGAAGGAGATGAAGGCAGAATGTGTATCAATACTGAATGGGGGGCTTTTGGAGATGATGGTGTGCttgatgatttcatcacagaTTTTGATCGTGAAATAGACGCTGCCTCAATTAATCCAGGAAAACAGCT TTTTGAAAAAATGATCAGTGGTATGTACATGGGAGAGCTTGTGAGACTTATCCTGCTGAAGATGGCCAAAAATGGTCTACTCTTTCATGGCCAAGTCACTGATGCTCTTCGAACCAAGGGAAAGTTCCAGACCGACCATATCTGCTTGATTGAACA GTATAAAGGTGGTTTGGAGAACACCAAGGAGATCCTGAGGGAACTGGGACTGAATCCTTCGGACAATGACTGCATCGCTGTCCAACATGTGTGCACTATCGTCTCCTTCAGGTCAGCTAATCTGGTTGCTGCTGCCTTGGCTGCAGTCCTCACACGGATCAGAGAGAACAAGAAACTGAAGACCCTTCGTACCACTGTAGGAATGGATGGAACGGTCTACAGAACACATCCACA GTACCCCAAAAGGCTCCATAAAGTGGTCCGGCGTCTGGTATCAGATTGTCATGTCCGTTTTGTGCTCTCTGAAAGTGGCAGTGCAAAAGGTGCAGCCATGGTGACTGCAGTTGCTCTGCGATTAGCTTCTCAACGTAAGGAGATCGATGACATCCTAGCTGCTTTCTTCTTAAACTCCACACAGCTCCAGGAAGTGAAGGAGAAAATGCGTGTTGAGTTGGAGAGAGGCTTGAGAAAAGATTCCCATCCCACTGCGCCAGTAAAAATGCTGCCCACCTATGTTTACAGGACTCCAGATGGGACAG AGAGAGGAAAGTTCCTTGCCTTGGATCTCGGAGGAACCAATTTCCGTGTATTGGTGGTTAAGATTCGTACTGGTTTGCGTAAATCTGTCCGGATGTACAACAAGATTTATGCCATTCCACTGGAGATCATGCAGGGCACAGGAGAGGAG CTGTTTGACCACATAGTTCAGTGTATCTCTGATTTCTTGGACTTTATGGGGATGAAGAACACTCATTTGCCACTTGGCTTCACCTTCTCTTTCCCATGCAGTCAGACGGGTATTGATAAg GGAGATTTGGTCTGCTGGACAAAAGGCTTTAAAGCAACAGATTGTGAGGGGTCTGATGTTGTGGATATGCTGAGAGAGGCTATCAAAAGACGAAAT GAATTTGACCTGGATATCGTTGCTATAGTGAATGACACAGTTGGCACAATGATGACATGTGCATATGAGGACCCTAAATGTCAGATTGGTCTTATTGCTG GTACGGGCAGCAATGTGTGTTACATGGAGGAGATGAAGAACATTCAGTTTGTGGAAGGTGATGAAGGGCAGATGTGTGTGAACACTGAGTGGGGAGGTTTTGGGGAGAATGATAATATTGAGGACATCCGGACCAGATACGACAGAGAGGTGGACAGAGGCTCACTGAATGTAGGAAAACAAAG GTTTGAAAAGATGACCAGCGGAATGTATTTGGGAGAGATTGTAAGGCAGATCCTGACTGACCTTACAAAACGTGGTCTTCTGTTTCGTGGTCACATCACAGAGCCACTAAAGACCAAAGGCATCTTTGAGACAAAGTTCCTCTCACAGATCGAGAG TGACCGTTTAGCACTATTGCAAGTGAGGTCCATTCTGCAGCATCTGGGCTTGGAGAGCACATGCGATGACAGTATTATCGTGAAAGAAGTGTGTGGAGCAGTTTCCCGCAGGGCTGCCCAGCTCTGTGGAGCAGGAATGGCTGCTGTTGTGGACAAAATTCGAGAGAACCGTGGGCTGGATCATCTGGAGATTACTGTGGGAGTTGATGGCACCCTTTACAAGTTGCATCCACA CTTCTCCACAATCTTAAAGGACACTGTCAGACAGCTTGCCCCTAACTGTAAGGTAGATTTCATCCTGTCAGAGGATGGCAGTGGGAAAGGTGCAGCCCTGATCACAGCTGTAGCACGGCAGTATAAGGACAAACAAGAACTTCGCTAG
- the LOC127413870 gene encoding hexokinase HKDC1-like isoform X4, with product MYKGGLENTKEILRELGLNPSDNDCIAVQHVCTIVSFRSANLVAAALAAVLTRIRENKKLKTLRTTVGMDGTVYRTHPQYPKRLHKVVRRLVSDCHVRFVLSESGSAKGAAMVTAVALRLASQRKEIDDILAAFFLNSTQLQEVKEKMRVELERGLRKDSHPTAPVKMLPTYVYRTPDGTERGKFLALDLGGTNFRVLVVKIRTGLRKSVRMYNKIYAIPLEIMQGTGEELFDHIVQCISDFLDFMGMKNTHLPLGFTFSFPCSQTGIDKGDLVCWTKGFKATDCEGSDVVDMLREAIKRRNEFDLDIVAIVNDTVGTMMTCAYEDPKCQIGLIAGTGSNVCYMEEMKNIQFVEGDEGQMCVNTEWGGFGENDNIEDIRTRYDREVDRGSLNVGKQRFEKMTSGMYLGEIVRQILTDLTKRGLLFRGHITEPLKTKGIFETKFLSQIESDRLALLQVRSILQHLGLESTCDDSIIVKEVCGAVSRRAAQLCGAGMAAVVDKIRENRGLDHLEITVGVDGTLYKLHPHFSTILKDTVRQLAPNCKVDFILSEDGSGKGAALITAVARQYKDKQELR from the exons AT GTATAAAGGTGGTTTGGAGAACACCAAGGAGATCCTGAGGGAACTGGGACTGAATCCTTCGGACAATGACTGCATCGCTGTCCAACATGTGTGCACTATCGTCTCCTTCAGGTCAGCTAATCTGGTTGCTGCTGCCTTGGCTGCAGTCCTCACACGGATCAGAGAGAACAAGAAACTGAAGACCCTTCGTACCACTGTAGGAATGGATGGAACGGTCTACAGAACACATCCACA GTACCCCAAAAGGCTCCATAAAGTGGTCCGGCGTCTGGTATCAGATTGTCATGTCCGTTTTGTGCTCTCTGAAAGTGGCAGTGCAAAAGGTGCAGCCATGGTGACTGCAGTTGCTCTGCGATTAGCTTCTCAACGTAAGGAGATCGATGACATCCTAGCTGCTTTCTTCTTAAACTCCACACAGCTCCAGGAAGTGAAGGAGAAAATGCGTGTTGAGTTGGAGAGAGGCTTGAGAAAAGATTCCCATCCCACTGCGCCAGTAAAAATGCTGCCCACCTATGTTTACAGGACTCCAGATGGGACAG AGAGAGGAAAGTTCCTTGCCTTGGATCTCGGAGGAACCAATTTCCGTGTATTGGTGGTTAAGATTCGTACTGGTTTGCGTAAATCTGTCCGGATGTACAACAAGATTTATGCCATTCCACTGGAGATCATGCAGGGCACAGGAGAGGAG CTGTTTGACCACATAGTTCAGTGTATCTCTGATTTCTTGGACTTTATGGGGATGAAGAACACTCATTTGCCACTTGGCTTCACCTTCTCTTTCCCATGCAGTCAGACGGGTATTGATAAg GGAGATTTGGTCTGCTGGACAAAAGGCTTTAAAGCAACAGATTGTGAGGGGTCTGATGTTGTGGATATGCTGAGAGAGGCTATCAAAAGACGAAAT GAATTTGACCTGGATATCGTTGCTATAGTGAATGACACAGTTGGCACAATGATGACATGTGCATATGAGGACCCTAAATGTCAGATTGGTCTTATTGCTG GTACGGGCAGCAATGTGTGTTACATGGAGGAGATGAAGAACATTCAGTTTGTGGAAGGTGATGAAGGGCAGATGTGTGTGAACACTGAGTGGGGAGGTTTTGGGGAGAATGATAATATTGAGGACATCCGGACCAGATACGACAGAGAGGTGGACAGAGGCTCACTGAATGTAGGAAAACAAAG GTTTGAAAAGATGACCAGCGGAATGTATTTGGGAGAGATTGTAAGGCAGATCCTGACTGACCTTACAAAACGTGGTCTTCTGTTTCGTGGTCACATCACAGAGCCACTAAAGACCAAAGGCATCTTTGAGACAAAGTTCCTCTCACAGATCGAGAG TGACCGTTTAGCACTATTGCAAGTGAGGTCCATTCTGCAGCATCTGGGCTTGGAGAGCACATGCGATGACAGTATTATCGTGAAAGAAGTGTGTGGAGCAGTTTCCCGCAGGGCTGCCCAGCTCTGTGGAGCAGGAATGGCTGCTGTTGTGGACAAAATTCGAGAGAACCGTGGGCTGGATCATCTGGAGATTACTGTGGGAGTTGATGGCACCCTTTACAAGTTGCATCCACA CTTCTCCACAATCTTAAAGGACACTGTCAGACAGCTTGCCCCTAACTGTAAGGTAGATTTCATCCTGTCAGAGGATGGCAGTGGGAAAGGTGCAGCCCTGATCACAGCTGTAGCACGGCAGTATAAGGACAAACAAGAACTTCGCTAG
- the LOC127413870 gene encoding hexokinase HKDC1-like isoform X5, protein MLREAIKRRNEFDLDIVAIVNDTVGTMMTCAYEDPKCQIGLIAGTGSNVCYMEEMKNIQFVEGDEGQMCVNTEWGGFGENDNIEDIRTRYDREVDRGSLNVGKQRFEKMTSGMYLGEIVRQILTDLTKRGLLFRGHITEPLKTKGIFETKFLSQIESDRLALLQVRSILQHLGLESTCDDSIIVKEVCGAVSRRAAQLCGAGMAAVVDKIRENRGLDHLEITVGVDGTLYKLHPHFSTILKDTVRQLAPNCKVDFILSEDGSGKGAALITAVARQYKDKQELR, encoded by the exons ATGCTGAGAGAGGCTATCAAAAGACGAAAT GAATTTGACCTGGATATCGTTGCTATAGTGAATGACACAGTTGGCACAATGATGACATGTGCATATGAGGACCCTAAATGTCAGATTGGTCTTATTGCTG GTACGGGCAGCAATGTGTGTTACATGGAGGAGATGAAGAACATTCAGTTTGTGGAAGGTGATGAAGGGCAGATGTGTGTGAACACTGAGTGGGGAGGTTTTGGGGAGAATGATAATATTGAGGACATCCGGACCAGATACGACAGAGAGGTGGACAGAGGCTCACTGAATGTAGGAAAACAAAG GTTTGAAAAGATGACCAGCGGAATGTATTTGGGAGAGATTGTAAGGCAGATCCTGACTGACCTTACAAAACGTGGTCTTCTGTTTCGTGGTCACATCACAGAGCCACTAAAGACCAAAGGCATCTTTGAGACAAAGTTCCTCTCACAGATCGAGAG TGACCGTTTAGCACTATTGCAAGTGAGGTCCATTCTGCAGCATCTGGGCTTGGAGAGCACATGCGATGACAGTATTATCGTGAAAGAAGTGTGTGGAGCAGTTTCCCGCAGGGCTGCCCAGCTCTGTGGAGCAGGAATGGCTGCTGTTGTGGACAAAATTCGAGAGAACCGTGGGCTGGATCATCTGGAGATTACTGTGGGAGTTGATGGCACCCTTTACAAGTTGCATCCACA CTTCTCCACAATCTTAAAGGACACTGTCAGACAGCTTGCCCCTAACTGTAAGGTAGATTTCATCCTGTCAGAGGATGGCAGTGGGAAAGGTGCAGCCCTGATCACAGCTGTAGCACGGCAGTATAAGGACAAACAAGAACTTCGCTAG